tgagttggccactcaaaagttgatcaatagacatttcccacccaaaaggtgtttgatgaaatgcctgagacaactctcctaggcttttagtatactttgccaaagacatttgttgttaaagatgctaagatagctaatagacttgttagtaatgattgctttcatattattcaaccaaagacatttgatgtttgagatatgttagcaaatgagcattcatctagacatagagcttgcttagaattgtgtctaggcttaaggttgatagtttgattgatcatttgccatccttagttcgatacttgatcacccaaggtctaatccctatgcccatgagttctcttttcccttagtcaagaaagtatcattctgttatttaCTTTCTagtttagtagtagtttaaaacccatctaaatcattggttgcacttagattaagagagtacttgcattctcagtgctttgatatccctcagaactggttcgacaatcttttatactacaacatttgtcttaggagccttgaaaactcctaacatcagtgATGAAGCTGTAGGTCCGGAGGGGCTTTGAGGGCTGGCCAATCCTCTATAGACTCGCGGCAACTTAGCAGCCACAACAATGAGACTCCTACTCTTGGCTCATTGCGATCCTATGCAAAGTGCGTTGTTGTGTTATTCAAGATTGGTATCAGTTTTTGCATTCCTGTATTTTGCTGTGTTTTGCTTTTGTATTTGTCGTTGTTTAgttgcttttattttttttctgctaCTTGTTTTCGTTGTAAAATctgtcaaaaattaaaatggtataaaatttaacattcataccaaaaaaaaaaaaaaaaaaagagatgcgCGTGGTCACACAACACTGAAAGCACGTGAGGAGAACTTGTCTGCAGTGTTTGGTAAGCAACCAAAACAGTGAAAACAGAGTACACTCGTGTGCGTACGGGAAATAAAGTTGTAATGATTAGAGTCCATATGTCACAGTTGTGAGTGGAAGATTCACAACTGTGCCACCGCAATCACAATATGAGTAACTGGGTTTTGTGATTGGCCTACATATTATTATACTcgagttatttatttatttatttttcttagaaACAAAATACATCATTTTACACCCTGAATGAGAACCCCTTTTCTTTTTGGAAAGGGAACCCTCTAGGATCACCACAAGACATGAATTACTTTTTCAATCCAACCTCTACTGTCTTCATGTCACTGCAACTTGAATCAGTAAAATATGCTTTATTTGCTTCGTATATTCATCATCTGTGTCACATCACTTTTCTTGACAATCTATGGCTCTTAGCTTACTTCGGCTGTAAGTAAGCTGGATAAACTCTGGCAAAACTGTGAAGTGGAAAAAGAACCATTTCATATCATAAGATGACTCTATaaacgaatttaaaaaaaattgttgaatgGGTCTAGTAACTTCTGTTCAGTTTACCTCCATGTATAGTCTTAACTCCCCTGCGGATTTTGATATTTCTATTACACAATTGGTTGGAGTCACCTCGATCACCTCTGCTGATAGTAAGTCATAAGAAGATCTTGATCTTATCTCTTTTGGCTGAATCTTAACCTGGTtaataaaaaacaacaaaagatgCAGATATGAGATATTCAGCTAAACTTGAGATCTATAGAAGAATTGCAGTAAactaacttatatatatatatatatatagtgtaccTTGAAGTGCTTTATTCTTTCAACCGATAAACTAACATCAATTGCAGCAGCTTCAATCTTCTTGATTGTTTCTTGTGCTGTGTTCTTGGACCCAATTCTTGTTTTATATCTCTTATCATCCTAAAGAGATAACAATAAGGAACATTTTCAAGGGTTAGTATCTTTTTGTTAAATGAGTTTAAAGATTTGACCAGAAAAGTTATACGTCTTTTACTTGCTCTTCGAAGAGACCTGACAAATCTAGATCACTAGACATTGCTATTATCTGAAACGCGTTTATGAAATTTGAAGACGCGGTTGCTGCATTTATCTCCGCTACATTCTCCTTGACTGAGTCTGAAACTTGATGATAAGCTGGTGTATAACCTAACTTGAACCAAGAATCTTGGATGATTATCTCAGCTAGTGTTATACGCTGCATCCAAATATTCACAAACATTGTTACTCATTTTTGGATTAACGTTGGCTAATAGAGTTATGGAGATCTCTTGTTATATACCGTTTGAGGATTTGGGTCAAGAATGTTAAAGATTAGCCTCTTCTGCTCTCCAGTGAAACCAGGTGGGAACGCGTAATCTGCTCGGAGTATCTTCTTGTACAAAACCGGAAGAGTATGATCATCGAACGGTGGATAACCAGCAAGCAACTCAAACAGAATCACTCCACAAGACCACACATCTACTGCTGCTCCTGAGTACCCTTTGTTCATAATAAGCTGTTTTCATTAACAAAAATCATCTTTTACACATTTATTGATTCTGAAACGTTATGCCAGTTAATTATTATTAtcgtaaatatttttacctcagGTGCTATATAGCATGGAGATCCACAAGCTGTAGAGAGCATATCCCCTGACtgaaataaataaccaaaaacttaTTTAGAACTTGATTGTTTCAAAGACACTTAACTGGTTTAGCAAATAGAAAATGACATGATCAGAATTAGAAAGTGTTACTTTAGGAACTGCACTTAGTCCAAAGTCAGAGACTTTGAGATTACCCTTTGAATCTATTAGCAAGTTTTGTGGCTGCAAAATCAAAGTATCCACAAAGTTAATAAGCAAAACAGAgagattgcaaaaaaaaaaaacataaaggttaTACATCTTCTCTTACCTTAAGATCTCTGTGGTAAACTCCTCTGTTATGACAGTAGTCAACGGCATCAATCAATTGGTGGAAAAGCTTTCTTGCATCTGATTCTTTCATCCTATGTCTTTCAAGTTTGTCTGAAAGCTGACCACCTGCCACGTATTCCATCACAATACAGATCTTTGTCTTGGTCCCGATCACCTCGTGTATCTGTACGATGTTGGGATGGTTAAGAAGCTTCATAGTCCTTATCTCTCTCTTGACTTGAGACTCTAGACCCTTTTGGATAACCAGAGACTTGTCTATGATTTTGACAGCTACGTAGGTACCATTGGTCGTGTCGTAACCAAGTTTCACTTTTGCGAAGTTCCCTTCTCCGATCGTCCTTCCTATCTCGTACTTGCCGATCTTCTTGGTCCCAAACAAACCCATCTcagagatagagagaaagaataagaagaCGAAGATGTTTATGAGCTTCGAAGGGTCGTATTTATGTATGAAAAGGGAACTTGAAACCAAACTAATGAGGGCTGTAAGAAGAGTTGGATTCTCTTGGTAGATCAAAAATTTGACTTTTAGATTATAGATAGCgacagttttttttaaaaagtaatcaAAGATATATTATTGGTGTGTTGTATTTGACCGCTTGGCTCGTGAGTGAGTGAATCATAGCTCGTGATTCTCGTGGTGAGAATGGGTCATCATGCTCAAAGAGCCGATAATAAACAATGCTTTTTGTGTGGATATATATCTTCATAGAGTTCACAAGCTGGTAGCTAGGTGGATTCGATTGTCattattgaattttattttatccccCCCTCCCCCACAcctttaaatttagaaaatttaaaaatatatgtctCACAATTGGTGGGATGATATCTGATTTTCGATGATTTCCTTTGATTTTCTATCTTCATTAAATTCTCATCGTTAgccaaaaaaaatgtatttcaaGTGTTTTAATCTTTTAGTAcgttttaaaatagaaatacatcctattgacgccagttttaaaaaagtttttgtcggCTATTTCATTTTGTGAGGATATTTGTCCACAGGTTAATTacattgtttttattgattctagaaaagaaaacattttaaacTGAAACGTACATAAGATCTGAACATCAGGATATTTTCTTAGATGGTCTAAAaatgttgatttgttttcatgcGTTAATGCAAAATGTTAGCCATTATTAGGCCAAAAATTTATTTCCACTATTATGCgataattttgaagttatgaGATCGAtatgtttatactttatatgTCGCTGGATTCCGACCCGGAGGTGGGACGAATGTGTTTCCTCGTTTTCTTGTTTATCATCATCCCATACGGAAAGCACCGACGAAGTCTGTTGTTACGTATAATTATTTGTTAGTTGATTGAAAGCTTACGTTGTGGCCGGTTTTAGCTCGTGAACTacgtttattatttaattatacaaAGTCTGATTTTCATCGTCGTGCTGTCAGTATGTGATGATAATGCTCTAAAGAGTTGGATTCTCTTGCGGAATCAAATGTTTGACCTTTAGATGATAATGGCTGTTATCAAGTATTCAAAGATATTATTGGTTTTCTTTGACAGATTGGCTCCACGAGTTCGTGACTGGTAGCTCGTGATTAAAATGTATCATCATGTTTTAAGAgaattttttgtataatttagatgatttttaatttgCAATAcaacattaatttatttttatttttatttttatttttgaccgGTTGTATTATACACACTATTTTACTTCTGGTTAACTTGTGGTTAAATTAacagtatataattttttataaaactaaaaattaaatgatttctttatttattaGTACAGTTTTTTTGTCAACGTGTAAAACTCTTAATAAACAtcataaattaacatataaagaGAATAATAGACAACGCTCTTGTGTGGATGGATCTTCAGTGTTCAGACAAGCTGGTAACTAGGTGAACTGAATTGTCATTAGACTCACTACAGCTTTTAGTCTTTTATTTTCCCCCATCAAATTTGGAACATTAAAAGATATCTAGTCGTCCTTGATTTCCTCATTACAGCTTTTAGTCTTTTATTTTCTCCCTTCAATATCGgaacattaaaaaatatcttatcTTCAATAATTTCCTTCTATTTTTCACtgaattatcatatttagcCAAAATGTTCTGTTAGTGTTTTAGTCTTATAcgtttaaaaatgtatattttgatataatattccAGTCACGCCAGTTTGTTCTAAGAAACTTTTTtgtatgcttattcatttttgtGAGGATATTTGTTCACAAGTTGATTCCATTGGCTTTACTGCTTTcggaaaaggaaaagaaacatTTTACATTGACAGTACAGAGTCCCAAGATATTTGTTTTAGAATTGAACTtcaagatattttatttttcattggtcttaaaatgtttttttttttgttttcatatgttattttttgGTCTTAAGATGTTTTCAAGATATTTTATACAGAAGCTATACTTTAGAAGGCCCAAATTCTATCTCCCCATTTCCACTTTATGCGATAGTGTTGGAGGCTTGGAGGTAAATCGATGTCGCAGGTTACTAAATTCCGACCTGAGACGTACGAATATTCGAATAGATCAAAGATCCATATTACATTGATAAGGCAAAAGACAATAGAAAGTGTAGATGGGCCAAAAAGCCCTCTTGAAAATATACTTTCATGCTTTAGTTGCTTCCTTATCACGTTACATATCAGAGCTTTTTTTTCTGTCACTGAAAAACttcattaataataaagataGGAGAATGGGCCAACTAAGGTCCAAGTCCAAAGAGTTCACTACAGAAGATAAGAAAATCGAAGATATTCTTTTGCGAGATTATCAGCTTCCACATTCAGAGAACGAGAGATATGCGCAAAAGAGATTGATGCAAACTCAGTAGATATCGATCGGATGTCTTTCGCAATACCGATGATTTCCTTAGCCTGAGTGATGCCAGAGATTGCTCGGATGAGGTTAAGTTGTCGGAGAGCACCTCAAGAGAGCTGAACTCCAAATTGATCGCCATACACATAGCTGATCTGACTGCCGAAGCCTCTGCAACTAGTGGGGAGCCTATCGAAGCTTCACACATCGATCCTTTGATGGGAGAACACCCAACCTAGTCCTGCTACGAGTTTTTCCTTGTGCCACGCTGCATCTGTCTTGCATGTCACCTGATCGTTATCGAGATTAATCTGTGGTGGTGCTTGCGATTGGATTTGCTAACTCTGAGGTAGGTCCTTCTTTCCAGCGAATTGGTCCATTCTCTTGCTAACTTAATCCCTTTCAATGCTGTTTCCTCAGGAGATTGGTATCGTCCTTCGAAGATGAGGGTGTTTCTCGCCGTCCAGATGGCCCATAAAACCCAAGGTAGGATGTTGAGAGAGATTCCTGAGGGAGGCAGACAAATAACTTTCCTAAATTTGACTACTACCTCTGGGAAAGTCAAAACCGCAGCTAGGTGAACTGCTTTGCTAAGGGAGATCCCAAAACAATGCATCTCGGTCTCTGTATCTTGGCATCTTACACAAGGCGTTGCTGATGTCATACCTCTTCTTTGCAGATTTGAGCCTAGAGAGATAGCTTTATGGACGATGGACCAGAGGAACGTTTTCATCTTAGGTGAGAATTTGTCTGCCCAATTGTCTCTGATCCAGCTAAATTCTCCTTCTGCTCTTGTTAACTGTGTATGATGATTGTGAGAACTTGCAGCAAAGTAACCTGATCTGGTGGAGTAAATGCCCGAAGCTGTCTGGTGCCAAATAAAGGAGTCTTCCGCCCCCGTTGAGCTTATAACTTATAAGTTAAACTTATAATACTTCAGACTTCTAAATGGTCCGGTAACCTAAACCTCTGGCAAATTTGTTTAGTATAAAGTAAAGGGTATTTCActgaaacttcaaaataaaggCTTTGTTTCAATGATGTCAAAGAGTTCCTTCTTAGACAAGAAAACCATGACGAAAAATCCGATATTAAAATTtaccttttccttttttttttggtaaaataccTTTTCCTTTTTGTTGTCGAATATTTATGTTTCCACTTATAGAATTTGGCATATCGTGTTCATCTAGGACTACGACAAATGGACAATGGAAGaacaaatacataaatatggaaATTTATCAAAagtatatattcaaaaaaaaaggagaaatttATCAAAACTGTGTCGACGTGTCAGGTTTTATATAAGAGAAACGAGTATATGCGATTAGGCCCATTAGGGTTTCTGGAGttagcaagcaaaactgagttAGCAGCCAATATCTAATCACTAATCAAAGACCTCGATCTCTCTCCGTCATCAATGGGAAGTGCCGCTTCTGTGAACCTCGCTAGAAGCGAAGAAGAGAATCCATCGCTAAATCAGAGAGAGTCATCGCCTATTGCACAAGACGTGGAGGAGTCTAAAACCCTAGTTGAAGATTCGAatgaaagaaaggaaaaagaagtTGAAGATGGTGAAGAGTGCAGTTTTTGCACATACATAAAGGCAGGTGAGTGCAAGGAATCATGGATTGAATTGGAGAAGTGTTTGGATGAAGCCAAGAAGAAGGACGGTGAAAGTGACGTCACGAAGTGCAAGGAGGCGAGAAAGATGTTCAAGACTTGTATTTATGACAACCCTGTTCACTATGAGCCCGTTATTGCTGCGGAAACTTATATGTTCGCCAAGATGTTAAGCGATCTTCAAGCCAAAAAGGAGGCCGTTCTTGTTGACAAGGCTCAAGTGGTTGCCAAGATGTTAAGCGAACTGAGAGCGGAAAAAGAGGCCATTCTTTCTGGTGATGCTGCCTCCGTTGTTAAAGCGTTAAGCAAGTTGCAAAAAGAGGACGAGGAGGAGACCATTAACATTCTGCCCGCTGAGGCTGCAGCGATTGCAAAGAAGTTTAGCGAGTTGGAAGCgaaaaagaaggagaaggaagaaaagTGACTATTCTCATGGTAACATTCTTTTATGAAAATTGACGAATTTGATAGACTGATATTGATACTTTGTGTGAATGTCAATTTAGATGAATATTCtgattctctttttttgtttctcttagttttgtttagtgttttttctTGTCTTGTGGGAAATTTACAACCTTTGCTTATATAAATTGATGCAATTCTacaattttgttatttattaatcACATTTCGTCTACCAAATAACTAGTTATCATTTGTGGTAATCTTAGCCGTAGCTGATCCAAAACCCTGATGATACACAATAGCATATTGTCTGTTAAGGAGAAGTTGAAATACAGAAGAACAGAAACAATTATAAAGGGACTGGAATAATAAATGGTTTTAGCGCACCTCGACATCTCTATTCAGTTTTAATAACAAGACAAATTTATAGCTTTATatgttacaacttacaagttGTAAACACATCTAAAAGCAAGTCGAGTCCTTCTTTGGGGATGAAGATAATACACATTCACATATGACCCTGCAGCAAGGTAGGTAAGAAAGTGGTACTCATCAGAAGCTTCTTTCCTTGCTTACACCAGCGatagaatttattatttatgaatAACCAATTCGTTAATCAGGTACTTACAATTAAGAAATGGCAGAGAGAATGTTTACATATCATATACACTGGTGCATAGTTTTTGTTTATGAATTCCAAATTGTATGGCAGTATACCAAAACACATCTTAGAGATTGTTCTACATAATTAATTTcgttttattttaagatataaaaaTCATATCGCTGACCAAAAAAATCAGATGAGACTTCAAGGGCTCGTATACCAACGGCCCAATAAACTCAATTAATTGTGTTCAATTGTGTCAGTGACCACGGAGACCGTgggatatttaaaaatatttcacgAGTGACATAAATATCTtagaaatacatttttcctaCTTTGAATGAGTACCAaaaagttgataaaaaaaaaataccaaaaaatgttacaaatcCAAAAATATTGTGAGAATTTGATCAAAGAAAATTTATCAACAGTTGATTAATTTAATTCGGAAATTAtcgtatcttttttttttgtatttgctgCCTCTAAAGATAGGATTAGAAGAATTTGCCGAGTCAGAACGTGATATTATTATTACGGATAAAGAGACAAATCGTACGATTGCTATAACTCACCGACCGATAATATCACAACCGTCGATTTTCATTTATGATAAGGGCAAAACtggaaaaacaaataaaaacaatttggcTGCTTACGTCATCGTGACTAGTTCTTAGTTATCCAAAAATAATCTTCAGAAAGCTGTCTTTTTATTTAGCTCTCTCGATCACATAAACTCTGTTTCTAACTTCCGATTCTTAGCAAGTTCTGCAGGTGAGTTTTGGTTCTTTCTCACTCTAGCGATCGTTCATTCTCGAAACTTGGTTTTGGGGTTTGAGGTTTCGATCTTGGAGTTACTG
Above is a window of Brassica napus cultivar Da-Ae chromosome A10, Da-Ae, whole genome shotgun sequence DNA encoding:
- the LOC106359148 gene encoding uncharacterized protein LOC106359148, with amino-acid sequence MGSAASVNLARSEEENPSLNQRESSPIAQDVEESKTLVEDSNERKEKEVEDGEECSFCTYIKAGECKESWIELEKCLDEAKKKDGESDVTKCKEARKMFKTCIYDNPVHYEPVIAAETYMFAKMLSDLQAKKEAVLVDKAQVVAKMLSELRAEKEAILSGDAASVVKALSKLQKEDEEETINILPAEAAAIAKKFSELEAKKKEKEEK
- the LOC106361634 gene encoding CBL-interacting serine/threonine-protein kinase 21 isoform X1 produces the protein MGLFGTKKIGKYEIGRTIGEGNFAKVKLGYDTTNGTYVAVKIIDKSLVIQKGLESQVKREIRTMKLLNHPNIVQIHEVIGTKTKICIVMEYVAGGQLSDKLERHRMKESDARKLFHQLIDAVDYCHNRGVYHRDLKPQNLLIDSKGNLKVSDFGLSAVPKSGDMLSTACGSPCYIAPELIMNKGYSGAAVDVWSCGVILFELLAGYPPFDDHTLPVLYKKILRADYAFPPGFTGEQKRLIFNILDPNPQTRITLAEIIIQDSWFKLGYTPAYHQVSDSVKENVAEINAATASSNFINAFQIIAMSSDLDLSGLFEEQVKDDDKRYKTRIGSKNTAQETIKKIEAAAIDVSLSVERIKHFKVKIQPKEIRSRSSYDLLSAEVIEVTPTNCVIEISKSAGELRLYMEFCQSLSSLLTAEVS
- the LOC106361634 gene encoding CBL-interacting serine/threonine-protein kinase 21 isoform X2; translation: MGLFGTKKIGKYEIGRTIGEGNFAKVKLGYDTTNGTYVAVKIIDKSLVIQKGLESQVKREIRTMKLLNHPNIVQIHEVIGTKTKICIVMEYVAGGQLSDKLERHRMKESDARKLFHQLIDAVDYCHNRGVYHRDLKPQNLLIDSKGNLKVSDFGLSAVPKSGDMLSTACGSPCYIAPELIMNKGYSGAAVDVWSCGVILFELLAGYPPFDDHTLPVLYKKILRADYAFPPGFTGEQKRLIFNILDPNPQTRITLAEIIIQDSWFKLGYTPAYHQVSDSVKENVAEINAATASSNFINAFQIIAMSSDLDLSGLFEEQDDKRYKTRIGSKNTAQETIKKIEAAAIDVSLSVERIKHFKVKIQPKEIRSRSSYDLLSAEVIEVTPTNCVIEISKSAGELRLYMEFCQSLSSLLTAEVS